From the genome of Candidatus Hydrogenedentota bacterium:
TTCGGTGGTTCCGCTCAATAAACTGGCTGGCGAAATGACGGATATCTTCGTCAATGGCATACCGCTGGCCAAGGGTGAAATTGTGGTCATCGCCGACGGAATTCATGTGCGCATCGCCGAAATTATCGGCGCAACCCCCGTGGAAGAAAAAGAGGAGGGGGAGTATGACGCGTAGTATCCGGCTTGCCGCGGGATTGCTCGTGTTGGCGTTTATGGCGGCGGCTCAACAGGTTCCCGGTGAGAATTACGATACGACCGAGGCGCCGGCGCTCGATCTCCCCCAATATGCCCCGTCCGAATTGAGGGGGGAGGGCGATGCCGAGGCGGAGAAAATCCGACAGGTGCAGGCGCAAATGGATGCGGCCGGGCAACCGCCGGAGACGCGCCCGGCAAGAATGCCCGAAGAACCCTCCATGACGCGGAATGTCCTGCGCACGCTCGCATCGCTTTGCTTGGTGCTGGCGTTGATCGTGGCGGCGCTGTGGCTCGTGCGCCGCTTGGGCCGCAATACGCCGATGTTGGCGGGCGTGGAATTGGGGCAGTTGGCCGGCAAGGTGCATCTGTCGCCGCGGATGTGCCTGCACTATGTTCGCACGGGCGGTAAAATGTTGATTATCGGCGTGACACCCAATGGCATGTCGCTCATCGCGGAATTCGACGAGGCGGCGTTTCCAACGGCGCCGGCGGCGGCTCCGGTTCAACCGGTCTCGCCGGAGACCCGTCGCGCTGAATCGTTTCTCGGCGAGTTGCAGGCGAGTCTGCGCGCACAGGAACAACCGGCATCCCCCGGACCTTCCGAAGAGGCCGAATTGGATGCGTTGCGCAGGGATGTTCAGCGGCTCCAGCAATACCTGGAGGGACGCATGCGTGACTCGCGGGATTGATCGTTCGCGAGGGGCCGTGGCGAAAAACGCCCTGCGATGGGCGGCGCTTTTGGCCATTGCGCTGGCGGCCGATACGGCCTGTGCGCAGACCGGCGAGAGCGGCACGGGGATGAACCTCCTGCGCGGGGTACACAACGCAACGGCGCCGGGGCAGTT
Proteins encoded in this window:
- a CDS encoding flagellar biosynthetic protein FliO; this translates as MTRSIRLAAGLLVLAFMAAAQQVPGENYDTTEAPALDLPQYAPSELRGEGDAEAEKIRQVQAQMDAAGQPPETRPARMPEEPSMTRNVLRTLASLCLVLALIVAALWLVRRLGRNTPMLAGVELGQLAGKVHLSPRMCLHYVRTGGKMLIIGVTPNGMSLIAEFDEAAFPTAPAAAPVQPVSPETRRAESFLGELQASLRAQEQPASPGPSEEAELDALRRDVQRLQQYLEGRMRDSRD